The window TCTTTCATCGATTCTCTAGTTTCCAAGATTGCATTTGTTATGGAAGTCCTAAGTTAAAACTGGATATCAGTATTGACTAATTTAGTAAAGGTCATTTTGCTTCAATATGGAATCAAATAACGCAAAAAGTAGGCTTCATGTTTTCAGATAAGCTTTTCTGTAATTAACTAAGTGATTGCCTGTTTTTTTAGCATCagttaattttttattcaatACTTTCTAAAACCACTAAATATGTGGTTACCACATTAATCTGATTAAAtatcttctatttttttcctCATTTTTGAGTCTGATTTGTTACCATTCTTTACTGTTTGTAATCTTTGCATTACTAAAATGCATACATTTTACTATTTCCTATTAAATTACAGTGGGTAAATGATACCGGTGGATATGAAAAACTTGGTGAAAAGCTTCTCAAAGGAAAGAAGGATGGGCAGCTTTCTACTTTTGTTCCTCCTAAGGTTAGTGTTTGAACTACCTAGTTACCTATTATCATTCCAATTTCTTGGTAGCTTAATTCATTTGGTACAACAGAAGTTAGTAGTTACTTCTAGTCgacaactaaacatattgacaaaaACAGAATTTTCTTTTCAGATTTTAGTAtctttttgctctctctctctctctctctctctatatatatatatatatatatgtgtgtgtgtgtgtgtgtgtgtgtgtatttatatttatttatcaagCCAAGCTCCCATTATATTAAATTAACCCTTCACATATAGATTCATCATCTTGTGCACCCAAATAGAGAAAGCCAACAAGGCTatatctctcctttttgaaaagctACAATGCCTGCCATGGCAAGAGTACATTAGGCCAATTATTATGAGAAAATGGCTTTATAGACAATTGTCAGGTAGAAGACATTGGGAAATAATCTCTATTTCTAAATAGTAAATACTATTTGGGTTTATTACTTAGGGTGAGAGGCTTTCATCCGATTTATTTATTTAAgatataattgatttttttttgttaaccAGGGTAAAAGTGATTAGATAGAATACAGGTTCAAACCCCACTTCACAAGATCAACAATGGTTTTTACTTTTGCTGGTTGCTAATAAAGAACTAGTTTCTGATTGATCTAGTTTAATTGCATGGTTCAATATGGATGAAAACGTTGGTTATAAtcaaggtctgtcgtaccgaagcataccgcccataccgggcgatacgtaccggtccgacaggttaccggtacgtggaccgcccagtaccgctacagtgctacagtactatactgtagcactgctacaatatgaaaaaaaataaaaaaatattcggtacaccagggtgtaccgctcggtatgccctgataTACCACCCGGTAcactggtaccgtaccataccgagtctGGGTCGAAACGCTGATACGGTACGGTACAACGAACCTTGGTTATAATAGTGTATTCATCAGTAAAATAAGATTGGTTTAGGGCAAGTTTTTTAAACTTATTGTACTTATCTATACGAACAGTTTGATGGTCAATTGTGATGCTGACCTGGCTATTTTGCTCGTTCTATTCAATACTGAGCATAGCACCCAATAAAGTAACTGATGTTGAACTGCACCATTTGTTATTGGTACGACGCCaccttttttgttttcttctgtttTTAAACTCTCGATGAATGTTGATGACTTGTTTAGCTTTTTTTTCTCATTGTCTTATTTTTTTTTCctgctcccctctctctctctctccctctctcccccACCCCTCCCTTTTTTTGAAGTTGGAAGCTTACGATGGTCCATCATAAATGTAGCTTTTGTTAAACTTGGATATGGTTAGAACTTGATGATAGATGATAGTGTTACAATTGCATGTGTTACAGTATATAAATTGGCAAAGATTTGAATCTAAGCTTGATTGCATATGTTATAGTTAATTTTTTACCAGATTCTTAATGCCTctgcatttttttttaaaaagtccTAATATATGTTTCCTGTTGTTATAGCAGAATTTGTATCATATAATTATGCTATTTAATATGTTTGATTATATGATATTTAATATGTAATATACTATTATAAAATGTTTCTTTAGTGATATCTAAGAAAAGATAATTGATAAATGCaattttttgatataaaatttatttcatcCCCCCTTCTTGTTTTATATTAGTTCAAGTCATGCTCATATGAGGTATAAAGAAAGAGTgtattcaaaatttaaaaaaaaatcaaatatccaACTACTGAGGTGAGATAAGTAGGGGCCATACTTGTGCAATATCGAAGATGCCATGtcttttttgttttgttccttcCTTTTGGCATATTATTGTAGTTTGTAACCTGCAAATAATAGACATGTCATCGGACAAATAGAATGAGCTGATTTAAGATGCATGATTATAAACACTTTTTGAATAGATGGTATATGTTGATTTTGACATATCTTATCCTCAGTGAATAGAAGTAGGTGGAGAAAAGATGGAGCATATTGCTGATGaaggaaaatgataatgataataagaATAGTATTGAATCCGGAACCGGACTCGACTTTATGGATGGATGTTATTAAAATAGTtttgatgataatgataataagaATAGTTTTGATGGATGTTATTAAAAAAAGACGACTGAACTAAGCTTTTGAAGAAATCAAATTTATGTTGTAGGGCCAGAGTGCTCATCGCCCAACTGATATTACAGCTGGTTTAATCGATTTAGTAGGGCCTCTACAGTCATAGGTAGGCGAGGGGTCAGATTTTATTGAAATTAATTGATGTTGTAAGGATTGTCACCTTGCTAATTTTTAAGTTGGGTTTGATAGATTTTGTAGGGACTCTACGGTAACAGAGAAGCAAGGGGTTGGATTTCATTGAAATGTTCATGGTGTGTTGGTAATAGTATTTGATTGATCCTCCATATGCCATGTGTTAATCTCGTATCCCATAATAAACCGCATCAACCCTCATAATTTCCAGATCACCTTGTGCCCCGAATCAGGGGTGGTCTGAATCCACTTTTCAGATCTTTCCATATAGCAAATATCATTTGCTTCCCAATCCTAGCTTCTCATATCCCTTCTCTGTATCATTTTTCATTGACAGCCATCAAACCCTGAGTTACATCGTGCTGCAATGTATGGTGGTAGAAGATGATCTTAGCAACCCCCCTTATGAGATTCTCGGCCACTCCATCCAGTTAATCAATAGGAAGCTCCATTGGTCTCTTTGTGAATTCATCAACATCCATCGTGTTTTCCTACCCAAGCTGGTTCCACCAACCCTGTGAGGACTCTTCTTGTTCTTGCTTAAGGTTCATGGCTGAGATTAAGATTGTGTAACAAAAAGAAGGTGGGTATATGAGTCAAGATGGTGACAAGGAATTTAATTTGCCAGTGGTGTCAGGCTGTGTAACTCCATGGGACAGGGATTCCTATCTTGGGTCCATCAGTTCCATGGGTAAGATAATAAAATACCACGTAGTAACCAAACTAACTAAAACCATTTTTAGATGTGGGTTCAATTTCCTTGAATTTTGTAAGTACATGCAGACTGCTTTATTTAATGTAAATCTTGAACCATGTCTCTGCATTGCTTTTATTTTATTGGAGCACTCCATTTGGTATAAATATATGTGTGCTCACTTAAAAGTTCAACTGGTATTGTCGTTGGACACAGCAATCAGTCGAGGCATTGCTTGAATCAGGGCATTCTCTCGTCAAGGAACAGCACTTGATTACAAATTCCAGACTCTCAAAGGAGTATATGAAGAACATCGATGACTAGCACAATATCAGAATAGATGACACCAGATATCTGTTGTTCAATTTCTGGAGTGTTCTGTAAGAAGTGTACTTTTTCTGTAGTTTGCAAATGTGGATAGCATAGGTTCTCTGTTTTCTTAGTTCCACTGATAATATCCGGTGTGCTTTCTCTGTGTCACAGCACGTATGTTTctgtaaattatttttatatccgAGGCAAGCGAGAAGGCAATTGATAGGAGGTCAAGACGTAGTTCTTTCGAATTGGATGCAAGAAACAGTGCTGAAAGGTAAAAAAGCCACCAGACCGTAGAAGATATCAGGGAACGAAGAGCACTAGAAGTGGATCTACCCATTATAACAAGAAACGACTCTGAGCTTAAGAATCTCTTCTGTTTTCTTCTGCAGTGCAGATTAATTCTGCATGCACTATTTCCCATTACCATCATTCTGCAACACAAACAGTGTTATGACAGCTATGAATCTCATGCTCACAAGCGTCTTTCAGGTTTCTTGTGGTTTAATACTATCATAATGGGAACTTGCATTTATTAATTTATCAACAGTGTCCATTTCCAGTGTTTGTTTTGACATTTCTACTGTTTTGAGTTTGGGGGGTGCAGAAGCTCACAAACTGTTTACGACCTTCGATAGGATTTGAAGTAGCAGATCAGTTAAAGGTATCAACAGTGTTTGTTTTGGCATTTCTACTATTTTAGTTGGGCTTAGAAGATCTCATACTGTTTACAGCCTTTGATAGGATCTGAAGCAGCAGAACAATTTAACATGAGGCTCGTTGAATAGTTTGTATCTCTTGAATCTTGTACCGAGCTTATTCTCATGATTTGATGCTGCAACTCTTTTCGTTTCGGCTTGCAATGAGAAGTTTGAGTTGTGGACTGGGTAACTTGATGGATTCTATCTTGGAACTCTTTAGCGATTAAAAGGAAAAGCAATCAAAGAAAGCACTATGAAACTCGTGAAAGTATGTATAGATAGGAATTTAGTTTCTTTAACATGAAAACTTTGAGATTCACCAGGCATAGAGATATGCTGATACACACATAGAGCCTTACCCATCTAAGTGGAGGCGCCTGATTCACCAATAAGTGCTTCGCAAGGGCCGACACACGATGAGATCGACTTCGAGTTCCTCGGCAACCTCTCCGGCGACCCCTACATAGTCCACACCAATGTGTTCACGCAAGGAAAGGGTAACAGAGAGCAGCAGTTCTACCTATGGTTTGACCCCTCCAAGGACTTCCACACCTACTCCATCATATGGAATCCACGTCACGTAATGCGAGTCCCAGCAGACCTCCTTCTTTGCTCTGACATAAATCTACTTCGACGCAATCGATGACTTAATCTCAGATATACATGACAGACTCGCGGTCGACGGGACTCCTATAAGAGACTTCAAGAATCTCGAATCTGAAGGGGTAGGGTTCCCTAAGAACCAACCGATGAGGCTGTACTCCATCCAGTCTATGGAACGCCGACGACTGGGCCACAAGGGGCGGGCTGGTGAAGACGAACTGGACTCAGGCGCCGTTCACTGCGTCCTTCCGAAACTTCAAAGCCAACGCTTGCGAGTGGATGTGTTCGTCGGTTTTGTCTGATAggagataagatttccctaactatacGAGTAAAATCCTCTATTttggaaatcctttctcctaatttgtataaataggagagggaacatgttcttatcttctattcttttcttcaCGGTATCAGTGAGAAATGGGTTCGCCCtggtcttcggccagcgaccgaAGATTTATATCTTTATCAGGAGCgcacgatagaagataagattttcccaactatataaggaaatatctctttattctgttaagaaaaatcaaagcattttcatttttttcaagCAAGCAGCAGGTGTGGATGACTCTGGAGATTGAGATGGGTGCAGAGGAAGTATATGGTATACGACTACTGTGCTGATCTCCAGAGGTTCCCTGAGGGGCTGCCTTGCCTCCGGAGTGTAAGCTTCAGTAAGCAATGTATTCTACTGGACACGTACACCGAAAGATACACATAATGCTGAATGGAAGTTTCGTACTTTACATGCACTGACAACACCAATCTACATCCGATAACAATGGAATGGATCCGCCCGTTGCTATCCTTGACCGCATAGTTGCTTCTGCACTAAGCTGCAGATGGAGACGTAATCCACTTTCCTTCTCATTgcttgatatcatcatgatcacCATCATCATCGAAATCCCTTTTGAGGCGCAGGAGACGACACATCACCGACCACAACCCAATAGTGGGTCGGGGTTGGTGATCGAAAACTATCCCATGGTGTTTGTGGTGTTGGCCGTCGGTGCACTCGACACCACCCTTCTCCTTTCTCCTCAAGTCAAACGAAAGCAAGTTTCCATGGCGTGCTGACTCCTGGAGACGACATCTCAATCTAGTCACGAACAACCCCGGCCCACAGGGAATCTTCCTTGTCCCTCGTTTTCTCCTCCCTACATATAGGGACAAGGCAGCCAACTTTCTCCAAGAATTGTACTCGATTGCCTGATCTCTTTACCCATGGCCTCCTCTCAAGCTTCTACTGCGGCTTGCTTCTTCTTGGCGCTCTGTTTATCTAGTATCGCTTTAGCTGGTAACTTCTATCAGGACGTAGACATCACCTGGGGTGATGCCCGCGCCAAGATCCTCGACGACGGGCAGCTCCTCATGCTCTCCCTCGACAAGTATTCTGGCTCTGGATTCCAGTCCAGGAATCAATACCTCTACGGCAAGTTCGATATGCAGCTCAAGCTCGTCCCCGGCGACTCCGCCGGAACGGTGGCCACCTTTTACGTATGTCAAGAACCTGAACTTGTACTTGAGTTCAATTCTATATTTCCACGCACTGAATCCTTAGCCTCGTGTTGCAGTTATCTTCGCAAGGAAACACACACGACGAGATCGACTTTGAGTTCCTGGGGAACCTCAGTGGAGACCCTTACGTTGTCCACACCAATTTGTATACCCAGGGGAAGGGGGACAGAGAGCAGCAGTTCTACCTCTGGTTCGATCCCACCATGGACTTCCACACCTACTCTGTCCTATGGAATCCTAGGCATATTGTGTGAGTGAAGCTGCACCGACAAGAACGTTTCTTTAGTTTCTTGCGTCGTCTCTTCATCTTCTATGACGTTTCTGTTGCTTCCAACGCTTCAGCTTCTCTGTGGACGGAACACCCATAAGAGAGTTCAGGAACAGAGAGTCC of the Musa acuminata AAA Group cultivar baxijiao chromosome BXJ2-10, Cavendish_Baxijiao_AAA, whole genome shotgun sequence genome contains:
- the LOC135625623 gene encoding xyloglucan endotransglucosylase protein 7-like, which translates into the protein MASSQASTAACFFLALCLSSIALAGNFYQDVDITWGDARAKILDDGQLLMLSLDKYSGSGFQSRNQYLYGKFDMQLKLVPGDSAGTVATFYLSSQGNTHDEIDFEFLGNLSGDPYVVHTNLYTQGKGDREQQFYLWFDPTMDFHTYSVLWNPRHIVFSVDGTPIREFRNRESAGVPYPKSQAMRAYASLWDADDWATRGGLVKTDWSKAPFTASYRNYTANGCVWNSGASSCAMGSNSWMWQELDSNAMNRLKWVQKNYMIYNYCTDPKRFPQGLPPECNAS